A single window of Nitrospirota bacterium DNA harbors:
- a CDS encoding acetoin utilization protein AcuC, with protein MRLKLCYNLLEEYGVFKNPDVRLIEPSPATREEILLFHDEGYINSLMNMEQLDGHPDLEYNIGTADNPAFRGVYEWSSLVTGASIQAVRMVCKGEADIAFNIGGGLHHAMPSKASGFCYINDAAVAIHDLIKNGKRVAYIDIDAHHGDGVQHAFYNTDKVLTISMHESGEFLFPNTGFVEEIGTGAGTGYSVNLPLYPGTGDDVFVWGFEQIVPPLIEAYKPDVIVTQLGVDNMETDPLTHLGLTTEGFCRMIERMKSFRLPWAALGGGGYDITNVARSWALAFGIMCGVELPEAIPKGSMRVFEMFGYEGASLRDKDIQKRGDETTRKWAEEKVKHIHEKIFPLHGI; from the coding sequence ATGAGGTTGAAGTTGTGTTATAACCTGCTGGAGGAGTATGGGGTTTTTAAGAATCCTGATGTGCGTCTGATTGAACCTTCGCCGGCAACGAGGGAAGAGATACTCTTGTTTCATGATGAAGGGTATATAAACTCCCTTATGAATATGGAGCAGTTGGACGGCCACCCTGATCTGGAATATAACATAGGGACAGCGGATAACCCTGCGTTCAGGGGTGTGTATGAATGGTCATCGTTAGTTACCGGCGCCTCAATCCAGGCTGTCAGGATGGTTTGTAAGGGAGAGGCGGACATTGCCTTTAATATTGGCGGAGGACTGCACCATGCAATGCCGTCAAAGGCATCCGGTTTCTGTTACATAAATGACGCTGCAGTTGCAATCCATGACCTGATAAAAAATGGAAAGAGGGTTGCCTACATTGATATTGATGCACATCATGGTGACGGGGTTCAGCACGCATTCTATAATACTGACAAGGTACTGACGATCTCCATGCATGAAAGCGGAGAATTCCTTTTTCCTAATACCGGATTTGTTGAAGAGATTGGTACAGGGGCAGGCACCGGATATTCTGTAAATTTACCTCTCTACCCCGGAACAGGTGATGATGTGTTTGTATGGGGATTTGAACAGATTGTACCCCCTCTGATTGAGGCTTATAAACCTGATGTTATTGTGACCCAGCTCGGTGTTGATAATATGGAGACAGACCCCCTCACCCATCTCGGCCTTACAACAGAAGGCTTCTGCAGGATGATTGAAAGGATGAAATCATTCAGACTGCCGTGGGCAGCATTGGGCGGAGGGGGCTACGACATTACAAATGTGGCAAGGTCGTGGGCGCTTGCATTCGGGATAATGTGCGGAGTAGAACTGCCGGAGGCTATCCCTAAGGGGAGTATGCGGGTATTCGAGATGTTCGGATATGAGGGTGCGTCATTACGGGATAAAGATATACAAAAACGCGGGGATGAAACCACAAGGAAGTGGGCAGAGGAAAAGGTAAAACATATCCACGAAAAGATATTTCCTCTCCACGGGATTTAG
- a CDS encoding tetratricopeptide repeat protein: MKRFLFRLIILLSFLSVITPHILNHASASDIPSQILNLPVEGSPSMVSFEKGKMLYNIMAWADAVTAFSGMDGSSIQEIPQEIIDESNYLMANSLLKTGKFPEAKNSIEKVQSKSKFYYKALYTKALISINTDKYNEAAESLEQIIKNIPDSKTAKLTENPEVKDLGERTHLLLGFIYMNQANHSEAGRHFALIPEDSPLYSQALYGSGWAYANMGRWVRTVIFWEELAVASPDSPYAREVMPYIGHAYTTLSAYGKALEQNGNAIKFYEDLLKRVQVIENDIPNQDTGRLKHTVEITGNDDLIEKLNLYNGLVSMEETITDIKNIISSDTGPLISDSQTLRKEILDTIKEDAGKDIKALKLKLLEESAKTSLEMARNLHLEGGGRINNEMNFNLP, from the coding sequence ATGAAAAGGTTTTTATTTCGTTTAATAATACTACTCTCTTTTCTCTCTGTTATTACCCCCCATATTTTAAATCATGCCTCAGCCTCTGACATCCCTTCGCAGATACTCAACCTACCTGTTGAAGGCTCTCCTTCAATGGTGTCTTTTGAAAAGGGTAAGATGCTTTATAATATAATGGCATGGGCTGATGCAGTCACGGCATTTTCAGGTATGGACGGCAGTTCAATTCAGGAGATACCTCAGGAGATTATTGACGAATCAAATTATTTAATGGCAAACAGCCTGTTAAAGACCGGGAAATTTCCAGAGGCAAAGAATTCAATAGAAAAGGTCCAGTCTAAGAGTAAATTCTATTATAAGGCATTATACACTAAGGCTTTAATAAGCATTAACACAGACAAATATAACGAAGCCGCAGAATCTCTTGAACAGATAATAAAAAATATCCCCGACAGTAAAACCGCAAAGCTGACAGAGAACCCTGAGGTAAAAGACCTTGGAGAAAGGACGCATCTTTTACTGGGATTTATTTACATGAATCAGGCTAATCATTCAGAGGCAGGAAGACACTTTGCCCTCATCCCTGAAGACAGCCCTTTATATTCACAGGCTCTGTATGGTTCGGGATGGGCTTATGCAAATATGGGTAGATGGGTAAGGACTGTAATCTTTTGGGAAGAGCTTGCCGTTGCCTCTCCTGACAGCCCTTATGCACGGGAGGTGATGCCGTACATCGGTCATGCATACACTACCTTAAGCGCCTACGGCAAGGCTTTGGAACAGAATGGCAATGCCATAAAATTTTATGAGGATTTATTGAAGAGGGTTCAGGTTATAGAAAACGATATCCCGAATCAGGATACCGGCAGGCTGAAACACACTGTGGAAATAACCGGAAATGATGACCTGATTGAGAAACTCAACCTTTATAATGGCCTTGTATCTATGGAAGAAACTATTACTGATATTAAAAACATTATTTCTTCCGACACAGGGCCGCTTATCAGCGATTCCCAAACCTTGAGAAAAGAGATTCTTGATACAATCAAAGAGGACGCGGGTAAGGATATTAAGGCATTAAAATTAAAATTATTGGAGGAGTCGGCAAAGACCTCGTTGGAAATGGCCCGCAATCTCCATCTGGAGGGCGGCGGCCGCATAAATAACGAAATGAACTTTAATCTCCCATGA
- a CDS encoding outer membrane lipoprotein-sorting protein, producing MLKENRLSVLINRVNRRRSLIAGLWVIGLFVLASLIPANGYGEMTPEQIVGKAEDVNAGQDHQSKLTFTIRETGGDERKVVLRRYWKDYHDDPSVDSKVLVFHEYPPDTKGTAFMVWTYKATSHKPEDMWIYLPILRKVQKLPEHPDEIFSGSNLKPADMVRRDATLDKHKLLREETIENQQYYVIESTPKEKNPNYNYGKVVRWIKKNDFLKERVDYYSEDGTLLKTQMINWKKVKDASIWEKVVITNVKTGVKTILSISDVEIDKGLNDKAFTERVMSSGKVR from the coding sequence GTGTTAAAAGAAAACAGGTTGTCAGTGCTTATTAACAGAGTAAACAGAAGGCGCAGTCTGATTGCAGGTTTGTGGGTTATCGGTTTGTTTGTATTGGCTAGTCTTATTCCGGCAAATGGGTACGGAGAGATGACACCGGAGCAGATTGTGGGAAAGGCTGAGGATGTGAATGCAGGGCAGGACCATCAGTCCAAACTGACATTTACCATAAGGGAAACAGGCGGAGATGAGAGGAAGGTGGTTTTGAGGAGGTACTGGAAAGACTATCACGATGACCCGTCAGTGGATTCCAAGGTGCTTGTTTTTCATGAGTATCCGCCCGACACAAAAGGCACTGCTTTTATGGTCTGGACGTACAAGGCAACATCTCACAAGCCGGAGGACATGTGGATTTATCTTCCTATACTTAGAAAAGTACAGAAGCTTCCTGAACACCCTGATGAGATATTCAGCGGTTCAAACCTGAAGCCTGCCGACATGGTGCGCAGGGATGCAACCTTGGATAAGCATAAACTACTGCGTGAAGAGACGATAGAGAATCAGCAGTATTATGTAATAGAGAGCACACCAAAAGAGAAGAATCCCAATTACAATTACGGAAAGGTTGTCAGATGGATAAAGAAGAATGACTTCCTTAAAGAGCGTGTTGATTATTATTCTGAAGATGGGACATTGTTAAAGACCCAGATGATCAACTGGAAAAAGGTTAAAGATGCAAGTATATGGGAAAAGGTGGTTATTACAAATGTTAAGACAGGTGTAAAGACAATCCTTAGCATTAGTGATGTGGAGATAGATAAGGGGTTGAACGACAAGGCCTTTACAGAAAGGGTCATGTCCTCAGGAAAAGTCAGATAA
- a CDS encoding GAF domain-containing protein: MKLLDQLHIVSGLQKRLVLSTLAVSFIAILMVIGLVYFSGKSALKETIGSTFRELAETVSSNIDLSIEHHIEESKLLASAQSILSPVEDSNAVYEGQSPEEIHKRVREIEDRWTGAVGVNAYLFEVLNNRATDYLKEFIRSSEQGIHNLILVTNERGAVVASTSKTKHYYYGDQKWWKDAYNNGVGNIYVSDIYDSEELGTRAFDIAVPVMKGGKAIGIILTSHNVDMFFKAITAAKVGKTDHVMIANSEGDVLFCPVSPAKDHKIEKSLLEDISKEQSGWVVTRSDVHFPGKQSIVGFAPVKITYTLGKENLNGKRWYVFTSQNQSETFMPVLSLLVKIAIAGLIGAGLIVILGYINAGKIVGPVKELQKGADLIGAGDLDYRIKVNTGDEIEDLAKKFNDMASKMKLFYIKLEEMVKDRTRELEQRNEEISILYSMVTALNQSLDLDKTFSASLTTMIEVMKGDSGLIWMLDNKKRSFAIVAAQGVTLNKDKEQKMSELFEFIGDRVIGSGKLWSSENLTVDERTEGMAIPEDDCLAIVGIPLKSKDKVLAIMFLLYKNIRALTSREEEMLQSIGSHIGIAIENSLLFAKLLKHDGME, from the coding sequence TTGAAATTATTGGATCAGCTTCATATAGTCTCCGGTCTCCAGAAGAGGTTGGTATTATCAACCCTTGCTGTAAGCTTTATTGCCATACTGATGGTAATCGGCCTTGTATATTTTTCAGGCAAATCTGCTCTGAAGGAGACCATAGGCAGTACATTTCGTGAGCTTGCTGAGACCGTCAGCAGTAATATAGACCTTTCAATAGAACATCATATAGAAGAATCAAAACTGCTTGCATCTGCTCAGAGTATCCTTTCCCCTGTTGAAGATTCAAACGCTGTTTATGAAGGACAATCACCGGAGGAGATTCATAAAAGGGTTCGTGAGATTGAGGATAGATGGACAGGCGCTGTCGGTGTGAATGCATACCTGTTTGAAGTCCTGAACAACAGGGCCACAGACTATCTTAAAGAATTTATAAGAAGCAGTGAGCAGGGGATTCATAACCTAATCCTCGTTACAAATGAGCGGGGGGCTGTTGTTGCGTCTACCTCAAAAACCAAACATTACTATTATGGGGATCAGAAGTGGTGGAAGGATGCCTATAATAATGGAGTTGGAAATATTTATGTAAGTGATATTTATGATAGTGAGGAGTTAGGGACAAGGGCCTTTGATATTGCTGTTCCTGTTATGAAGGGCGGCAAGGCAATCGGCATCATACTGACGTCGCATAATGTGGACATGTTTTTTAAGGCAATAACCGCGGCAAAGGTCGGTAAGACAGACCATGTAATGATTGCCAATTCTGAAGGGGATGTGTTGTTTTGCCCTGTATCTCCGGCAAAAGACCATAAGATTGAGAAGAGTCTATTAGAGGATATATCAAAAGAACAATCAGGATGGGTTGTCACCAGATCTGATGTCCATTTCCCAGGTAAACAATCAATTGTAGGTTTTGCACCGGTAAAGATTACCTACACACTCGGCAAGGAAAACCTTAACGGCAAACGCTGGTATGTGTTTACAAGCCAGAATCAGAGTGAGACGTTTATGCCGGTACTGTCCCTGCTTGTAAAAATAGCGATTGCCGGTCTGATAGGTGCAGGACTGATCGTTATTCTTGGGTACATAAATGCAGGGAAGATAGTAGGCCCTGTTAAAGAGTTACAAAAGGGGGCTGACCTTATCGGTGCAGGCGACCTTGATTACAGGATAAAGGTTAATACAGGAGATGAGATAGAAGACCTGGCAAAGAAGTTTAATGATATGGCATCAAAGATGAAGCTGTTCTATATAAAGCTGGAGGAGATGGTAAAAGACAGGACAAGAGAGCTTGAGCAGAGGAATGAAGAGATATCAATACTCTATTCAATGGTGACTGCCTTGAACCAGTCGCTTGACCTTGACAAGACATTTTCTGCATCCCTTACAACCATGATTGAGGTAATGAAGGGGGACTCCGGCCTGATATGGATGCTTGATAACAAGAAGAGGAGTTTTGCAATTGTGGCTGCTCAGGGGGTAACTTTAAATAAAGACAAAGAACAGAAGATGTCTGAGTTATTTGAGTTTATAGGTGACAGGGTAATCGGGAGCGGGAAATTATGGTCATCTGAAAACCTTACTGTAGATGAACGCACTGAGGGGATGGCCATACCTGAGGATGATTGCCTTGCGATTGTGGGGATACCCTTAAAGTCAAAGGATAAGGTTCTGGCAATAATGTTCCTTCTGTATAAAAATATAAGGGCACTTACCTCAAGAGAAGAAGAGATGCTTCAGTCTATTGGAAGTCACATAGGTATTGCAATAGAAAATTCCCTCCTGTTTGCAAAACTGTTAAAGCATGATGGAATGGAATAA
- a CDS encoding DUF2156 domain-containing protein, translated as MGLFPDEHYAQTISKLFSIMHRINNNPAVSRIENIDESMKEAFLSMGYNLNAGEPEYVYLREELVTLKGNPFKSKRAMYNYFVKNYTYSFVEFQSAHVEECMRLFERWKKDRGRKPNDDLFLYQALLEDASYSHKQAITNYESLSLTGRVVQIDERIEGYTFGFRRGDVFYILMEITNPEIKGLSQFIFRELCRELSDYTFINTLGDSGLTNLRNAKLSYRPYKVVPGYIAYPFS; from the coding sequence ATGGGGTTATTTCCGGATGAACACTATGCGCAAACAATCTCCAAACTCTTTTCAATTATGCACAGAATCAACAATAACCCTGCTGTTTCCCGGATAGAAAATATTGATGAATCCATGAAAGAAGCCTTCTTGTCTATGGGCTATAATCTCAATGCAGGAGAACCGGAATACGTTTACCTGCGTGAAGAACTGGTAACCCTCAAAGGTAATCCCTTCAAATCCAAAAGGGCAATGTATAATTATTTTGTAAAAAATTATACATACAGTTTTGTAGAATTTCAGTCCGCCCATGTAGAAGAGTGTATGAGGTTATTTGAGCGATGGAAAAAGGATAGAGGAAGGAAACCTAATGACGACCTTTTCCTGTATCAGGCACTGCTTGAGGATGCATCATATTCGCACAAGCAGGCAATAACGAATTATGAGTCCCTCTCATTAACCGGCCGTGTAGTGCAAATAGATGAGAGGATAGAAGGATACACATTCGGTTTCAGGAGGGGCGATGTCTTCTATATACTGATGGAGATTACGAATCCTGAAATTAAAGGACTATCCCAGTTTATCTTCAGGGAATTATGCCGGGAACTTTCAGACTACACGTTCATCAATACCCTTGGTGATTCCGGTCTGACCAATCTTCGCAATGCAAAGCTTTCATACAGGCCGTATAAAGTTGTACCCGGCTACATAGCGTACCCATTCAGCTAG
- a CDS encoding penicillin-binding protein produces MLTHILTWLKKISYWVLLVTALVVLIIIAGSILWVNSLSRQIPDDRAITDFTHNAVTVIYDKDGVRMASLKENKSQIWISFSDMPDNLKKAIVATEDPYFFKHAGIDYRQTWESVKENLRVWRFVRGGSTITQQVAKNVYLTREKTITRKIKEYILARKIESLLPKERILEIYLNEAGWGYGIYGVELASRFYLDKPAAELTPADSAFLIAMLRNPALYNPYKNLDKVVKRQQLVLTLMLRHRLITKEEYESSLNLPIILRLDKKKKQYNNIRLDNGDDEKDGLSCYAGLMEEYLSDTVGRNLLYDVGLEIYTTLDSRLQNLLEELLRREENHPPSPPLSKGGIGGVVRDVVKIVLIKDTKGKVRAIGCSGKWKEVSDEIMGEMRKFNYPVNLNLSAAEFTTGNEISWKDILLISKGDRLL; encoded by the coding sequence ATGCTGACCCATATACTGACATGGTTAAAAAAGATTTCATACTGGGTTTTATTGGTTACAGCCCTTGTTGTGCTGATAATCATTGCAGGCTCGATTCTATGGGTGAACAGCCTTTCACGTCAAATTCCGGATGATCGGGCGATAACTGATTTTACGCATAATGCAGTTACAGTTATTTATGATAAAGACGGTGTCCGGATGGCCTCTCTAAAGGAAAATAAGAGTCAGATATGGATTTCCTTCTCTGATATGCCCGACAATCTGAAAAAGGCGATAGTTGCAACTGAAGACCCGTATTTCTTTAAACATGCAGGTATAGATTACCGTCAGACATGGGAGTCTGTTAAGGAGAATCTGCGTGTGTGGCGGTTTGTAAGGGGCGGGAGTACGATTACACAGCAGGTTGCAAAGAATGTATATCTTACAAGAGAGAAGACCATTACACGAAAGATTAAAGAGTATATTCTTGCGAGGAAGATAGAGTCACTACTACCTAAGGAAAGGATCCTTGAGATCTACTTAAACGAGGCAGGGTGGGGTTATGGTATATATGGTGTTGAACTCGCATCCCGATTCTATCTTGATAAACCTGCGGCAGAGCTGACTCCTGCTGATTCCGCCTTTCTTATAGCAATGCTCAGGAATCCTGCGTTATATAATCCATATAAAAATCTTGATAAGGTAGTAAAAAGGCAGCAGCTTGTTCTGACGCTTATGCTCAGGCACAGGCTGATTACTAAGGAGGAGTATGAAAGTTCTCTAAATCTGCCCATTATCCTGCGGTTGGATAAAAAAAAGAAACAGTATAACAATATTAGATTGGACAACGGTGATGATGAAAAAGACGGTTTATCATGTTATGCAGGATTAATGGAAGAGTATCTGTCTGATACAGTCGGGAGAAATCTCCTCTATGATGTCGGGCTTGAGATTTATACTACCCTTGACAGCCGGTTGCAGAACTTGCTTGAAGAACTATTAAGAAGAGAGGAAAACCACCCCCCCTCACCCCCCCTTAGTAAGGGGGGGATAGGGGGGGTGGTTAGAGATGTTGTGAAAATAGTACTTATAAAGGATACTAAAGGTAAGGTCAGGGCAATAGGCTGTTCAGGAAAATGGAAGGAAGTATCTGATGAGATAATGGGTGAAATGAGAAAGTTTAATTATCCGGTTAATCTTAATTTATCAGCAGCCGAATTTACAACGGGAAATGAAATTTCATGGAAAGATATCTTATTGATAAGTAAAGGGGACAGGTTATTGTAA
- a CDS encoding diguanylate cyclase, with amino-acid sequence MSFKSSPQIRFIVLLAAIIYAGEFAIMLLFSLIPPLPPLITAIIDASSLILITAPFLYLLSFHPMVKEIAGRRKSQQMLSEREKQLSTITETAGDAIICLESPDIISLWNRKAEEMFGFTADEAVGKELHKLIVPERYREKSYEGLDEFFKTGLGTVVGKTVEVEALHRDGGEFPIELSVSAMKIGDKWQTTGIVRDITDRKKGAAEIKRQSDDLRRINDELSMLYKVSMAISRTIDLHKLLYDILYTILGIEMFNVERRGGIFVVEEGRMNLISQVGFSDEFINLHKGMRVGDCLCGLAAMTGEIVVSTKADDDPRHTIHYADMTDHGHVVVPLKAAEKVVGVLCLYTPEGVELSRRSIETLMSIGGQIGVAIENSRLYEETKALALHDSLTGLANRRYMEIFLERGFNEARRYNRMFSVILLDIDYFKKYNDEYGHPAGDVLLARIAKIISEGVRDVDLAARYGGEEFIVLLPEVDYSQVHVVAERLRMSVAGNSNVTISLGVSSYTPEMQAKEELISVADTALYQAKQKGRNRVELGNNIRH; translated from the coding sequence ATGTCTTTTAAGTCCTCTCCCCAGATTCGTTTCATAGTATTACTTGCGGCGATAATATATGCGGGTGAATTTGCAATTATGCTGCTGTTCTCTCTAATTCCTCCCTTGCCCCCCCTTATCACGGCAATAATAGATGCCTCCTCCCTTATACTTATAACAGCACCCTTCCTGTACCTTTTATCCTTTCATCCAATGGTAAAGGAGATTGCCGGACGCAGGAAGTCTCAGCAGATGCTGAGTGAGAGAGAAAAACAGCTAAGTACAATTACGGAGACAGCCGGCGATGCCATTATCTGCCTTGAGTCGCCGGATATTATCAGCCTTTGGAACAGGAAGGCTGAGGAGATGTTCGGGTTTACGGCTGATGAGGCTGTAGGGAAAGAGCTGCACAAGCTGATCGTGCCCGAGAGATACCGTGAAAAATCCTACGAGGGACTTGATGAATTTTTCAAAACAGGGTTAGGGACTGTGGTCGGGAAAACCGTTGAAGTTGAAGCACTGCATAGAGACGGAGGCGAGTTTCCCATTGAACTCTCTGTCTCTGCAATGAAGATAGGGGATAAGTGGCAGACTACAGGTATTGTCAGGGATATTACAGACCGGAAAAAGGGGGCGGCTGAGATCAAGAGGCAGAGTGACGATTTGAGGAGAATCAACGATGAGCTGTCTATGCTTTACAAGGTCTCCATGGCAATAAGCCGGACAATAGACCTGCACAAACTCCTGTATGATATTCTATATACAATACTGGGCATTGAGATGTTCAATGTTGAACGGAGGGGCGGGATATTTGTAGTTGAGGAAGGGCGTATGAACCTTATATCACAGGTGGGGTTTAGTGATGAGTTTATAAACCTGCATAAAGGCATGAGGGTGGGAGATTGTCTCTGTGGTCTTGCGGCAATGACCGGGGAGATTGTTGTATCAACGAAGGCTGATGACGACCCTCGCCATACGATTCATTATGCTGACATGACAGATCACGGACATGTTGTCGTACCGTTGAAGGCGGCGGAGAAAGTTGTAGGTGTACTATGTCTTTATACACCTGAAGGTGTAGAGTTAAGCAGAAGAAGCATTGAGACACTCATGTCCATAGGCGGTCAGATAGGCGTAGCTATTGAAAACTCAAGACTCTATGAAGAGACTAAGGCACTTGCACTCCACGATTCCCTGACCGGTCTTGCAAACAGGCGATATATGGAGATATTCCTTGAGAGGGGGTTCAATGAGGCAAGGAGATATAACAGGATGTTCTCTGTCATACTTCTGGACATAGATTATTTCAAGAAATATAACGACGAATATGGCCATCCTGCAGGGGATGTACTCCTTGCGAGGATTGCAAAGATAATCTCGGAAGGGGTCAGGGATGTTGACCTCGCAGCGAGGTACGGCGGGGAGGAGTTTATCGTCCTGCTCCCGGAGGTGGATTATTCACAGGTACACGTTGTAGCTGAAAGGCTCAGGATGTCGGTTGCAGGAAATTCCAACGTTACAATAAGCCTCGGCGTATCTTCTTATACCCCTGAGATGCAGGCAAAAGAAGAGTTGATCTCTGTCGCTGACACCGCCCTCTATCAGGCCAAACAAAAGGGGAGGAACAGGGTTGAGTTGGGAAATAATATCAGGCATTAA
- a CDS encoding SAM-dependent methyltransferase produces MSVSLIKGDENGWDKNVPPIHNIYLDRRGFLTPPEGFSDETMTRQASVPDLFPEVKNATLEQLMMRFPDEWKQTGEAMVAALESGRIEDAVRFLERYHAEAMAWQERVLRGGGNPHVEREALPYVVRAQMAKLALEKIAIVAATGQKVGTVRLGLWSGWIVQRLLFESGLRRKPVSLTSFKLWWPIVFDRRLVMPLVQPRGIWCFYSQKLVHALAGLIGTRPCVELAAGDGTLARFLRDAGTQVTATDDRSWRHVMEYPPDVECLDALEALRRFTPRAVVCSWPPPGNRFERAVFLQKQVEIYIVILSRHRFASGAWNAYKEQQTFDMADDPELSRLVLPPEIDPAVLVFRRRS; encoded by the coding sequence ATGAGCGTGTCGCTCATAAAGGGGGATGAAAATGGATGGGACAAGAATGTCCCACCTATCCATAATATATATCTGGATAGGCGGGGTTTTCTTACCCCGCCGGAAGGATTTTCGGATGAAACAATGACAAGACAAGCTTCTGTACCAGACTTATTTCCAGAAGTTAAAAACGCTACGCTGGAACAGTTGATGATGCGTTTTCCGGATGAATGGAAACAGACCGGTGAGGCTATGGTGGCTGCATTGGAAAGCGGCCGCATTGAAGATGCTGTCCGGTTTCTGGAACGCTATCACGCAGAGGCCATGGCATGGCAGGAGCGGGTGCTTCGTGGTGGAGGCAATCCTCACGTTGAGCGTGAAGCACTGCCATACGTGGTGCGCGCACAGATGGCCAAACTTGCGTTGGAAAAGATCGCCATAGTGGCTGCGACCGGGCAGAAGGTTGGGACAGTCAGGCTGGGGCTGTGGAGCGGATGGATTGTGCAACGACTGCTTTTTGAGAGCGGCCTGCGGCGTAAACCCGTGTCTCTGACATCTTTCAAGCTGTGGTGGCCGATTGTGTTTGACCGGCGGTTAGTGATGCCGCTGGTTCAGCCCCGGGGAATCTGGTGCTTCTACTCACAGAAGTTGGTGCACGCCCTGGCCGGGCTCATTGGCACACGCCCGTGCGTGGAACTCGCTGCAGGTGATGGAACGCTTGCCCGCTTTTTACGCGATGCAGGTACGCAGGTAACAGCAACAGATGACCGCTCATGGAGGCACGTGATGGAATATCCCCCTGATGTGGAATGCCTTGATGCACTGGAGGCACTGAGGCGGTTCACGCCTCGTGCCGTTGTATGCTCTTGGCCGCCGCCCGGCAACCGTTTTGAGCGAGCTGTGTTTTTACAGAAACAGGTGGAAATCTACATAGTGATTCTATCTCGTCACAGGTTTGCATCCGGAGCGTGGAACGCTTACAAAGAACAGCAGACGTTTGACATGGCAGATGACCCGGAGTTGAGCCGTTTGGTGCTGCCGCCGGAAATTGACCCTGCGGTGCTGGTGTTCCGCCGCCGGTCCTGA